In the Panthera uncia isolate 11264 chromosome D2, Puncia_PCG_1.0, whole genome shotgun sequence genome, one interval contains:
- the PSAP gene encoding prosaposin — protein MYSLFLLASCLGAALASPVLGLKECTRGSAVWCQNVKTAAECGAVKHCLQTVWNKPTVKSLPCDICKDVITAAGDMLKDNATEQEILVYLERTCDWLPNQNLSASCKEMVDTYLPVILDMIKGQMSHPGEVCSALNLCESLQKHLAELNHQKQLESNKIPELDVAEVVAPFMANIPLLLYPQDGPHSEPQQKAGGDVCQDCIQMVTDIQNAVRTNSTFVEALVDHAKEQCDLLGPGMADMCKNYINQYSDIAVQMMMHMQPREICGLVGFCEQVKEVPMQTLVPAKVVSENVIPALELVEPIKKDMVQEKTSVLCEMCEYVVKEVVKLIDNNKTEEEILHTLGNVCSKLPVSLSEECQEVVETYGSSILSILLQEVSPEVVCSVLHLCSTQGLPVLPVRVIQPKDGGFCEVCKKLVSYLDHNLEKNSTKQEILAALEKGCSFLPDPYQKQCDQFVTEYEPVLIEVLVEVMDPSFVCLKIGACPAVRKPLLGTEKCVWGPSYWCQSMEAATQCNAVEHCKRHVWN, from the exons CTCTAGCCAGCCCTGTCCTAGGACTGAAAGAATGCACCAGAGGCTCGGCAGTGTGGTGCCAGAACGTGAAGACGGCGGCTGAGTGCGGGGCCGTGAAGCACTGCCTGCAGACCGTCTGGAACAAGCCGACGGTG AAATCCCTTCCCTGTGATATATGCAAAGATGTCATCACTGCAGCTGGGGACATGCTGAAAGACAATGCCACTGAG CAAGAGATCCTCGTGTACTTGGAGAGGACCTGTGACTGGCTACCTAACCAGAACCTGTCTGCCTCATGCAAGGAGATGGTCGACACCTACCTCCCAGTCATCCTGGACATGATTAAAGGACAGATG AGTCATCCTGGGGAAGTGTGCTCTGCCCTCAATCTCTGCGAGTCTCTTCAGAAGCACCTGGCAGAATTGAATCACCAGAAACAGCTGGAGTCCAATAAGATCCCGGAACTGGATGTGGCTGAGGTGGTGGCTCCCTTCATGGCCAACATCCCCCTCCTCCTCTACCCTCAGGACGGCCCCCACAGCGAGCCCCAGCAGAAG GCTGGTGGGGACGTTTGCCAGGACTGCATCCAGATGGTGACTGATATCCAGAATGCTGTAAGGACCAACTCCACCTTTGTCGAGGCCTTGGTGGACCATGCCAAGGAGCAGTGTGACCTCCTGGGGCCTGGCATGGCCGACATG tGCAAGAACTATATCAACCAGTATTCTGACATTGCTGTCCAGATGATGATGCACATG CAACCCAGGGAGATATGTGGCCTGGTTGGGTTCTGTGAACAAGTGAAGGAGGTGCCCATGCAGACTCTGGTCCCTGCCAAAGTGGTCTCCGAGAACGTCATCCCTGCGTTGGAACTGGTGGAGCCCATTAAG AAGGACATGGTCCAGGAGAAGACTAGTGTTTTGTGCGAGATGTGTGAGTACGTGGTGAAGGAGGTGGTCAAGCTGATTGACAACAACAAAACCGAG GAAGAAATACTTCACACTTTGGGTAACGTGTGCTCAAAATTGCCTGTATCCTTGTCTGAAGAGTGCCAAGAGGTGGTGGAGACTTACGGCTCCTCCATCCTGTCCATCCTCCTGCAGGAGGTGAGCCCTGAAGTGGTGTGCAGCGTGCTCCATCTCTGCTCCACCCAGGGGCTGCCTGTGCTGCCTG TACGCGTGATTCAGCCGAAGGATGGTGGCTTCTGTGAGGTGTGCAAGAAGCTGGTGAGCTATTTGGACCACAACCTGGAGAAAAACAGCACAAAGCAGGAGATCCTGGCTGCTCTTGAGAAGGGCTGCAGCTTCCTGCCTGACCCATACCAGAAGCAG TGCGATCAGTTTGTGACTGAGTATGAGCCCGTGCTGATCGAAGTCCTGGTGGAGGTGATGGACCCTTCCTTCGTGTGCTTG AAAATCGGAGCCTGCCCTGCAGTCCGTAAGCCTCTCTTGGGAACTGAGAAGTGTGTCTGGGGCCCTAGCTACTGGTGCCAGAGCATGGAGGCGGCGACCCAGTGCAAT GCTGTCGAGCATTGCAAACGTCACGTGTGGAACTAG